One genomic region from Haloprofundus salinisoli encodes:
- a CDS encoding glycosyltransferase family 4 protein, whose product MHVLQVTHRYPPRTGGVETHVQRVSEELVARGHDVTVVTADAGSGVSRRERRNGVRIRRCRGVAPGGAFHFAPGVAQVVADADADVDVVHAHNYHSFPLALAALRVGSRAFVATPHYHGSSADSLRDRLLGLYRPIGGWALRRADAIVAVSEWERAQLKRDFGVDATVVPNGLDVGRFEHATPLERSRPYLLTVGRLVEYKGVQHAIRALASLPGYDLLVAGSGPYRAELEALARDIGGDDRVQFLGYVADEELPALYAGAAAHLALSTHEAYGMTVAESLAAGTPALVREAGALVDWADRADCEGISRVDPETVADAVRRVVERDAPATPLPTWTEVVDALESKYRALLSSDTEGRP is encoded by the coding sequence ATGCACGTTCTGCAGGTCACCCACCGCTATCCGCCCCGCACAGGCGGCGTCGAGACGCACGTCCAGCGGGTCAGCGAGGAACTCGTCGCCCGCGGCCACGACGTCACCGTCGTCACGGCCGACGCCGGGTCCGGCGTGTCACGGCGCGAACGACGAAACGGTGTGCGAATCCGCCGCTGCCGAGGCGTCGCCCCCGGCGGGGCGTTCCACTTCGCGCCGGGCGTCGCGCAGGTCGTCGCCGACGCCGACGCGGATGTCGACGTCGTCCACGCGCACAACTACCACTCGTTCCCGCTCGCGCTGGCCGCCCTCCGCGTCGGATCGCGGGCGTTCGTCGCCACGCCCCACTACCACGGCTCCAGCGCCGACAGCCTCCGCGACCGACTGCTCGGACTCTACCGCCCCATCGGGGGATGGGCGCTCCGTCGCGCCGACGCCATCGTAGCGGTCAGCGAGTGGGAGCGAGCACAGTTGAAGCGGGATTTCGGCGTCGACGCGACGGTGGTTCCGAACGGCCTCGACGTCGGCCGATTCGAGCACGCGACGCCGCTCGAGCGCTCGCGGCCGTACCTGCTCACGGTCGGTCGGCTCGTCGAGTACAAGGGCGTCCAGCACGCGATTCGCGCGCTCGCCTCGCTGCCGGGGTACGACCTCCTCGTCGCCGGAAGCGGCCCGTACCGCGCCGAGTTGGAGGCGCTCGCGCGCGACATCGGCGGCGACGACCGCGTCCAGTTTCTGGGTTACGTTGCCGACGAAGAGTTGCCCGCTCTGTACGCGGGCGCGGCGGCGCACCTCGCGCTGTCGACGCACGAGGCGTACGGGATGACCGTCGCCGAGTCGCTCGCCGCCGGGACGCCGGCGCTCGTCAGGGAGGCGGGCGCGCTCGTCGACTGGGCCGACAGAGCGGACTGCGAGGGTATCTCGCGCGTCGACCCCGAGACGGTGGCCGACGCCGTCCGGCGGGTGGTCGAGCGCGACGCGCCCGCGACGCCGCTGCCGACGTGGACCGAGGTGGTCGACGCGCTCGAATCGAAGTACCGTGCGCTTTTATCCTCCGACACGGAGGGTCGGCCATGA
- a CDS encoding glycosyltransferase: protein MKRLARLAGLLFFLVGLPYALFLLLMGLLRPEGSPADKRPNEPTVSVVLPTYNEERIVENKLEDILALDYPMEKVEVVVVDSSDDATPDLVEAFFAERDAPTLTLLREDERRGLAIALNEAYAAASNEVVVKTDCDSKIAPDALREAVANLADPDVQGVTGRNVDVLGGSEVEEGYRDIQARIQTVESHIDSTLIFHGPFSAFERDAIVPIDEDSIADDTELAMKIRKNGGRVVFDPAIRYMEASHSAFRKRRKQKDRRAMGLIRLLSRNRDALFRHGLYGWVVLPFNWCFMVLSPWAIAAGIVLFTLALAAFGGPLALAVPVLLLTVVALGSTERLGPVQPAYALFDTQISLWWASVRLLQGEGGPIWEVDAELREAYE, encoded by the coding sequence ATGAAGCGTCTCGCCCGGCTTGCCGGCCTGCTGTTCTTCCTGGTCGGTCTGCCGTACGCGCTGTTCCTGCTGCTGATGGGCCTCCTCCGACCGGAGGGGTCGCCCGCCGACAAACGCCCGAACGAGCCGACCGTGAGCGTCGTCCTCCCCACGTACAACGAGGAGCGCATCGTCGAGAACAAACTCGAAGATATCCTCGCGCTCGACTACCCGATGGAGAAGGTCGAGGTCGTCGTCGTCGACTCCAGCGACGACGCGACACCCGACCTCGTCGAGGCGTTCTTCGCCGAGCGCGACGCCCCGACGCTGACGCTCCTGCGCGAGGACGAACGTCGCGGACTGGCCATCGCGCTCAACGAGGCGTACGCGGCGGCCTCGAACGAGGTCGTCGTCAAGACCGACTGCGACTCCAAAATCGCTCCCGACGCGCTCCGCGAGGCGGTGGCGAACCTCGCCGACCCCGACGTACAGGGCGTCACCGGTCGGAACGTCGACGTGCTCGGCGGTAGCGAGGTCGAGGAAGGCTACCGCGACATCCAGGCGCGGATCCAAACGGTAGAGTCGCACATCGACTCGACGCTCATCTTCCACGGGCCGTTCTCGGCGTTCGAGCGCGACGCCATCGTCCCCATCGACGAGGACTCCATCGCCGACGACACCGAACTGGCGATGAAGATTCGGAAAAACGGCGGGCGCGTCGTCTTCGACCCGGCGATTCGCTACATGGAGGCGTCGCACTCGGCGTTCCGGAAACGACGAAAGCAGAAGGACCGCCGCGCGATGGGCCTCATCCGCCTGCTCTCGCGCAACCGCGACGCGCTGTTCCGCCACGGGCTGTACGGCTGGGTCGTCCTCCCGTTCAACTGGTGTTTCATGGTGCTGTCGCCGTGGGCCATCGCCGCCGGAATCGTCCTTTTCACGCTCGCGCTGGCGGCGTTCGGCGGCCCGCTCGCGCTCGCGGTGCCGGTGCTCCTTCTGACGGTCGTCGCGCTGGGTTCGACGGAGCGACTCGGCCCGGTACAGCCGGCGTACGCCCTGTTCGACACGCAGATATCGCTGTGGTGGGCGAGCGTCCGACTCCTTCAGGGTGAGGGCGGCCCCATCTGGGAGGTCGACGCCGAACTCCGCGAGGCGTACGAGTGA
- the aglJ gene encoding S-layer glycoprotein N-glycosyltransferase AglJ has product MDRADVCVLLPTYDEAETIGEVVDGYRAQGFSDILVIDGHSTDGTRDIARQHGARVETQSGTGKGQAIREAMEYIDAPYVLMADGDGTNPPSDAEAMLEPLDRGYEHVVGNRFADMRPGAMTGLNKLGNRIVNRAFAYIHGEEFADILSGYRAFTRDSFERLDLTSDGFGIETEMSVECAKRDVRTAVVPVTYHPRPDGSDTNLRPFRDGSIIFLELYRRAKTNNPLFYFGSVGALSTLTGLLLTFYVAYEWFVPPRVSHEVIAVGAAAGILFGVQLLIFGVLADMILTFHREQLRKIEELDEKTDASTPRRKPRQKQ; this is encoded by the coding sequence ATGGACCGCGCCGACGTCTGTGTGCTCCTCCCCACGTACGACGAGGCCGAGACTATCGGCGAGGTCGTCGACGGTTACCGCGCGCAAGGCTTCTCGGACATCCTCGTCATCGACGGTCACTCCACGGACGGCACGCGCGACATTGCCCGTCAGCACGGCGCACGTGTCGAGACCCAGTCCGGGACCGGAAAGGGCCAAGCCATCCGCGAGGCGATGGAGTATATCGACGCGCCGTACGTGCTGATGGCCGACGGCGACGGGACGAACCCGCCCAGCGACGCCGAGGCGATGCTCGAACCGTTGGACCGCGGCTACGAACACGTCGTCGGCAACCGCTTCGCCGACATGCGCCCCGGGGCGATGACCGGGTTGAACAAACTCGGCAACCGCATCGTCAACCGGGCGTTCGCCTACATCCACGGCGAGGAGTTCGCCGACATCCTCAGCGGCTACCGCGCCTTTACCCGCGACTCCTTCGAGCGACTCGACCTCACCTCCGACGGCTTCGGCATCGAGACCGAGATGTCCGTCGAGTGCGCCAAACGGGACGTGCGGACGGCCGTCGTTCCCGTCACCTACCACCCCCGGCCGGACGGCTCGGACACGAACCTCCGCCCGTTCCGCGACGGCAGCATCATCTTCCTCGAACTCTACCGTCGCGCGAAGACGAACAACCCGCTGTTCTACTTCGGGAGCGTCGGTGCGCTCTCGACGCTGACGGGACTGCTGTTGACGTTCTACGTCGCCTACGAGTGGTTCGTCCCGCCGCGCGTCTCGCACGAGGTCATCGCCGTCGGCGCGGCCGCGGGAATCCTCTTCGGCGTCCAACTGCTCATCTTCGGCGTCCTGGCGGACATGATTCTCACGTTCCACCGCGAGCAACTCCGGAAAATCGAGGAACTCGACGAGAAGACGGACGCCTCGACTCCGAGACGGAAGCCGAGACAGAAGCAGTAA
- a CDS encoding ribbon-helix-helix domain-containing protein, producing MTEYTTVSIPKELAERVDDTIEGTSFSSTSDLVRFLLRSIVIQHQRQGHLTEAEFEEIADQLTDLGYLK from the coding sequence ATGACGGAGTACACGACCGTCTCCATCCCGAAGGAGCTCGCCGAACGCGTCGACGACACCATCGAAGGGACGAGTTTCTCTAGCACGAGCGACCTCGTCCGCTTCCTGCTCCGGAGTATCGTCATCCAACACCAGCGACAGGGCCATCTCACCGAAGCGGAGTTCGAGGAGATCGCCGACCAGCTGACCGACCTCGGCTATCTGAAGTAG
- a CDS encoding zinc ribbon domain-containing protein — translation MVSLRRLKPFIAGALGMLIAGLGHLYLRRWRRAIAWMALVILVGELFFSPATVEFLDSTISQGSPFVAGQAPSSPAVLEELLLVSFVIVASALDAVLVGVRTLRAEDAAAASEGDSSTMDAEATWNCPNCGKEVEAEMEFCPWCAERIDSDTDG, via the coding sequence ATGGTCAGTCTCCGACGGCTGAAGCCGTTCATCGCCGGTGCGCTCGGGATGCTCATCGCCGGACTCGGCCACCTGTATCTGCGCCGGTGGCGGCGCGCTATCGCGTGGATGGCGCTCGTCATCCTCGTCGGAGAACTGTTCTTCTCTCCGGCGACGGTCGAGTTTCTCGACTCCACGATCTCGCAGGGGTCGCCGTTCGTCGCCGGCCAGGCTCCCAGCTCGCCGGCCGTCCTCGAAGAGCTGCTGCTCGTCTCGTTCGTCATCGTGGCGAGCGCGCTCGACGCCGTTCTCGTCGGCGTCCGCACGCTCCGCGCCGAGGATGCGGCCGCCGCAAGCGAGGGCGACAGCAGCACGATGGACGCCGAAGCCACGTGGAACTGTCCGAACTGCGGGAAAGAGGTCGAAGCCGAGATGGAGTTCTGCCCCTGGTGCGCGGAGCGAATCGACTCCGACACCGACGGCTGA
- a CDS encoding TetR/AcrR family transcriptional regulator has product MGDTEETTTDRPTRDAIMEATFRALTKHGYAGLTMQKIADEFDKSKSLLHYHYDTKDELLVALLDYMLAQLDERLALDEESDPLERLTTLVDMLLFGPDREAHKAFQTTLLELRAQAPYNDAFRDQLATNDAAVHDLFADIIADGVEQGTFREVDPDAVAKLVLSALQGARVRWVTLDEDDAPDELRDALFTYLIDELQPEADA; this is encoded by the coding sequence ATGGGTGACACCGAGGAGACGACGACGGACCGGCCGACGCGCGACGCCATCATGGAGGCGACGTTCCGCGCGCTGACCAAACACGGGTACGCCGGGCTGACGATGCAGAAGATCGCCGACGAGTTCGACAAGAGCAAATCGCTGCTACACTACCACTACGACACCAAAGACGAGCTGCTCGTCGCGCTACTCGACTACATGCTGGCGCAACTCGACGAGCGGCTCGCGCTCGACGAGGAGTCGGACCCGTTAGAGCGCCTGACGACGCTCGTCGACATGCTGCTGTTCGGCCCGGACCGCGAGGCGCACAAGGCGTTTCAGACGACGCTTCTCGAACTCCGCGCACAGGCACCCTACAACGACGCGTTCCGCGACCAGTTGGCGACCAACGACGCCGCCGTTCACGACCTGTTCGCCGACATCATCGCCGACGGCGTCGAACAGGGGACGTTCCGCGAGGTCGACCCCGACGCCGTCGCGAAACTCGTTCTCTCGGCGCTACAGGGCGCTCGGGTCCGCTGGGTGACGCTCGACGAAGACGACGCGCCGGACGAACTCCGCGACGCGCTGTTCACCTACCTCATCGACGAACTTCAGCCCGAAGCCGACGCGTAA
- a CDS encoding VOC family protein, whose product MLVSLAHLGLEVKYLDRARAFYGDRLGLDAASDDGRTVVYPVGPVDLRIRRPTGVPRGGLHTHFAFSAPGDEYDRWLDHLSNLDPEEVQFGSYRSLYVDDPDDHCVEIGGTDGDDGDEADGGDDEAGERRDASGGPTPSLTGVFEVVLEVTDLDAAERRYAELGFEVVDRGEKRRRVRLRGPGERRQRSPFRPFDLELWEPQLGLADARGGVHVELGLVVDDPDAAAEAFSEFACESLPTESDGDRRLRDSDGHVLTFVDAADE is encoded by the coding sequence ATGCTGGTCAGCCTCGCACATCTCGGCCTCGAAGTGAAGTACCTCGACCGCGCGCGGGCGTTCTACGGCGACCGACTCGGTCTCGACGCCGCGAGCGACGACGGGCGAACGGTCGTCTACCCCGTCGGTCCCGTCGACCTCCGGATTCGACGGCCGACGGGCGTCCCGCGCGGCGGCCTCCACACCCACTTCGCGTTCTCCGCGCCCGGCGACGAGTACGACCGGTGGCTCGACCACCTCTCGAATCTGGACCCCGAGGAGGTGCAGTTCGGGTCGTACCGCTCGCTGTACGTCGACGACCCCGACGACCACTGCGTCGAAATCGGGGGCACCGACGGCGACGACGGTGACGAAGCCGACGGCGGTGACGACGAGGCGGGCGAGCGCCGAGACGCCTCCGGTGGTCCCACGCCCTCCCTCACGGGCGTCTTCGAGGTCGTTCTCGAGGTGACCGACCTCGACGCCGCGGAGCGACGCTACGCCGAACTCGGCTTCGAGGTGGTCGACCGCGGCGAGAAGCGACGGCGCGTCCGTCTCCGCGGGCCCGGCGAGCGCCGGCAGCGCTCGCCGTTCCGTCCCTTCGACCTCGAACTGTGGGAGCCGCAGTTGGGACTCGCGGACGCCCGCGGCGGCGTGCACGTCGAGTTAGGCCTGGTCGTCGACGACCCCGACGCGGCCGCCGAGGCGTTCTCAGAGTTCGCCTGCGAGTCGTTGCCGACCGAGAGCGACGGTGACCGACGGCTCCGCGACTCGGACGGCCACGTGCTGACGTTCGTCGACGCGGCGGACGAGTAA
- a CDS encoding cupin domain-containing protein: MPEYRKVSVESVPNTPNPTREKKEIDEAVGASEFGFNVFTADPGEQVPWGYHRHPDHEELFYVLSGELRVETPDGDFLVEADEVFFVPRDAPNRAVAAGEEPCRFVAVGAPKDAAGAVIEEQCPACGEQTDRTYDAVEDDGRTVYVLSCAACDAETRRFE; encoded by the coding sequence ATGCCCGAGTACCGCAAGGTGTCTGTCGAGTCGGTGCCGAACACGCCGAACCCGACGCGCGAGAAGAAGGAGATCGACGAGGCGGTCGGCGCGAGCGAGTTCGGGTTCAACGTGTTCACCGCCGACCCCGGCGAGCAGGTGCCGTGGGGCTACCACCGCCATCCCGACCACGAGGAGCTGTTTTACGTGCTCTCGGGTGAACTGCGCGTCGAGACTCCCGACGGCGACTTTCTGGTCGAGGCCGACGAGGTCTTTTTCGTCCCTCGGGACGCGCCGAACCGCGCCGTCGCCGCGGGCGAGGAACCGTGTCGATTCGTCGCAGTCGGCGCGCCGAAAGACGCAGCCGGTGCGGTTATCGAGGAGCAGTGTCCGGCGTGCGGCGAGCAGACCGACCGAACGTACGACGCGGTCGAAGACGACGGCCGAACGGTGTACGTGCTCTCGTGTGCGGCGTGCGACGCGGAGACGCGGCGCTTCGAGTGA
- a CDS encoding DUF5779 family protein, which yields MSEFDLDLRTAESHIENGEIRGDVVLGVLDGSAEPSEWVRNVKEGNVLVLSVQGDLNKLAAGFAREVKDMGGQLMHFRTFLVVSPPGVDIDTDRLR from the coding sequence ATGAGCGAGTTCGACCTCGACCTCCGAACTGCGGAATCCCACATCGAGAACGGCGAAATTCGCGGCGACGTCGTTCTCGGCGTGCTCGACGGGTCGGCGGAGCCGTCCGAGTGGGTCCGAAACGTCAAGGAAGGAAACGTACTGGTGCTGTCTGTACAGGGCGATCTGAACAAACTCGCCGCCGGGTTCGCCCGCGAGGTCAAGGACATGGGCGGGCAACTGATGCACTTCCGGACGTTCCTCGTCGTCAGTCCGCCGGGCGTCGATATCGACACCGACCGACTCCGATAG
- a CDS encoding LeuA family protein, producing MCGSPEHGTRCLTTTRRTRRMPRRVEFFDGTLNCESEIETVRLFDTTLRDGEQSPRTSFSYDDKREIASILDAMGTHVVEAGFPVNSDAEFEAVRDIAAATETTTCGLARVVDGDVEAALDAGVDMVHVFVSTSDVQLQDSMHASREEAVERAVASVERVKEAGVDVMFSPMDATRTDEAFLYEIIEAVTGADVDWINVPDTCGVATPTRFGDLIGSIKAHTDARIDVHTHDDFGLAAANAMAGFEAGAAQAQVSVNGIGERAGNAAFEEVVMAAESVYGVDTGVDTTRITELSRIVEEKSDIPVPANKPVVGRNAFSHESGIHAAGVIENADTFEPGVMTPEMVGAKREFVLGKHTGAHSVRKRLEDAGYSPTDVEVKQVTRRVKDYGADGGRVTMSVLEQFARDADVEEPEEVRA from the coding sequence ATGTGTGGTTCCCCCGAGCACGGGACACGATGTCTCACAACGACACGGAGGACACGTCGGATGCCCCGGCGGGTCGAGTTCTTCGACGGCACACTGAACTGCGAATCTGAAATCGAGACGGTACGGCTCTTCGACACCACCCTGCGCGACGGCGAACAGTCGCCGCGCACCTCGTTCAGCTACGACGACAAGCGAGAGATCGCGTCGATTCTCGACGCGATGGGCACCCACGTCGTCGAGGCTGGCTTCCCCGTCAACTCCGACGCGGAGTTCGAGGCGGTCCGCGACATCGCGGCCGCGACGGAGACGACCACCTGCGGGTTAGCCCGCGTCGTCGACGGCGACGTTGAAGCCGCGCTGGACGCCGGTGTCGACATGGTCCACGTGTTCGTCAGCACCAGTGACGTACAGCTACAGGACTCGATGCACGCCTCCCGCGAGGAGGCGGTCGAACGGGCGGTCGCATCGGTCGAACGAGTGAAGGAGGCGGGCGTCGACGTGATGTTCTCGCCGATGGACGCCACGCGGACCGACGAGGCGTTCCTCTACGAGATCATCGAGGCCGTCACTGGGGCGGACGTCGACTGGATAAACGTCCCCGACACGTGTGGGGTAGCGACGCCGACGCGCTTCGGCGACCTCATCGGCTCCATCAAAGCGCACACCGACGCGCGCATCGACGTTCACACCCACGACGACTTCGGCCTCGCCGCCGCCAACGCGATGGCGGGGTTCGAGGCGGGCGCGGCGCAGGCGCAGGTGTCGGTCAACGGCATCGGCGAGCGCGCCGGCAACGCCGCCTTCGAGGAGGTTGTCATGGCCGCAGAGAGCGTCTACGGCGTCGACACCGGCGTCGACACGACGCGCATCACCGAACTCTCCCGCATCGTCGAGGAGAAGTCGGACATCCCGGTTCCCGCGAACAAACCGGTCGTCGGCCGGAACGCCTTCTCGCACGAGAGCGGCATCCACGCAGCGGGCGTCATCGAGAACGCCGACACCTTCGAGCCCGGCGTGATGACGCCGGAGATGGTCGGCGCGAAACGCGAGTTCGTGCTGGGCAAACACACCGGCGCGCACTCGGTCCGGAAACGACTGGAGGATGCGGGCTACTCGCCGACGGACGTCGAGGTCAAACAGGTCACCCGTCGCGTCAAAGACTACGGCGCGGACGGCGGTCGCGTCACGATGAGCGTCCTGGAACAGTTCGCCCGTGACGCGGATGTCGAGGAACCGGAGGAGGTTCGGGCCTGA
- the ilvB gene encoding biosynthetic-type acetolactate synthase large subunit → MSEQQPAPTAEETAEAEQTTETTRIPVTTGASSVVRALENAGVETAFGVQGGAIMPIYDALYDSDVRHVTMAHEQGAAHAADAYGVVTGEPGVCLATSGPGATNLVTGIADADMDSDAILALTGQVPSTMVGSDAFQEADTTGVTAPITKHNYFANDVDTVGDTVSEAFALAAEGRPGPTLVDLPKDISLGETDREPGPAKAPETTTPPTEADSESVEAAARAIERAEKPLLLFGGGVVKANATEEARAFAIEKGIPVVTTMPAIGSMPEDHELCLSWAGMHGTGYANMAVTHCDLLVAVGCRFDDRLTGGVDTFAPEAEVVHVDVDEAEISKNVHADYPVVGDAKAVLDQLAEEVEQSPDAREWRQQCRTWKEEYPLAYKTPEDEPLKPQFVVEALDEATPDDAIVTTGVGQHQMWAAQFWTFTNPRTWVSSHGLGTMGYGLPAAIGAKLAAPDTDVVCVDGDGSFLMTLQELSVAVREELDITVAVLNNEYIGMVRQWQDAFFEGRRMAAEYDWCPDFAKLAEAFGARGFSAETYDEVPEVIESALAYDGPSVIDFRIDPAENVYPMVASGGANGRFALSEDQL, encoded by the coding sequence ATGAGTGAACAACAGCCAGCGCCGACAGCCGAAGAGACCGCCGAGGCCGAGCAGACGACCGAGACGACGCGGATACCGGTCACGACCGGCGCGTCGTCGGTCGTCCGCGCGCTCGAAAACGCGGGCGTCGAAACCGCCTTCGGCGTGCAGGGCGGGGCGATCATGCCCATCTACGACGCGCTGTACGACTCCGACGTCCGCCACGTGACGATGGCGCACGAACAGGGCGCGGCGCACGCCGCCGACGCCTACGGCGTCGTCACCGGCGAACCGGGCGTCTGCCTCGCCACCTCGGGGCCGGGCGCGACGAACCTCGTCACCGGCATCGCCGACGCCGACATGGACTCGGACGCCATCCTCGCGCTGACGGGACAGGTTCCGTCGACGATGGTTGGGTCGGACGCGTTCCAGGAGGCCGACACCACCGGCGTCACCGCCCCCATCACGAAGCACAACTACTTCGCGAACGACGTCGACACCGTCGGCGACACGGTGAGTGAGGCGTTCGCGCTCGCCGCCGAAGGCCGACCGGGACCGACGCTGGTCGACCTGCCGAAGGACATCTCCCTCGGGGAGACCGACCGCGAACCCGGTCCGGCGAAAGCGCCGGAGACGACGACTCCGCCGACCGAAGCCGATTCCGAATCGGTGGAAGCGGCCGCCCGCGCCATCGAGCGCGCGGAGAAACCGCTGCTTCTGTTCGGCGGCGGCGTCGTCAAGGCCAACGCCACCGAGGAAGCTCGCGCCTTCGCCATCGAAAAGGGGATTCCGGTCGTCACGACGATGCCCGCCATCGGGTCGATGCCCGAGGACCACGAACTCTGCCTGTCGTGGGCGGGGATGCACGGCACCGGCTACGCGAACATGGCGGTCACCCACTGCGACCTGCTCGTCGCCGTCGGCTGTCGGTTCGACGACCGACTCACCGGCGGCGTCGACACCTTCGCACCCGAAGCCGAGGTCGTCCACGTCGACGTCGACGAGGCCGAAATCTCGAAGAACGTCCACGCGGACTACCCCGTCGTCGGCGACGCGAAAGCCGTCCTCGACCAACTGGCCGAGGAAGTCGAGCAGTCGCCGGACGCCCGCGAGTGGCGGCAGCAGTGTCGGACGTGGAAAGAGGAGTACCCGCTGGCGTACAAAACGCCCGAGGACGAGCCGCTGAAGCCGCAGTTCGTCGTCGAAGCCTTAGACGAGGCGACGCCCGACGACGCCATCGTCACCACGGGCGTCGGCCAGCACCAGATGTGGGCCGCCCAGTTCTGGACGTTTACGAACCCGCGCACGTGGGTCTCCTCGCACGGCCTCGGGACGATGGGATACGGTCTCCCGGCTGCTATCGGCGCGAAACTCGCGGCACCCGACACGGACGTGGTCTGCGTTGACGGCGACGGCTCCTTCCTGATGACGCTCCAGGAGCTGTCGGTCGCCGTCCGCGAGGAGCTCGACATCACCGTCGCCGTGCTCAACAACGAGTACATCGGGATGGTCCGGCAGTGGCAGGACGCGTTCTTCGAGGGCCGGCGGATGGCCGCCGAGTACGACTGGTGTCCGGACTTCGCCAAACTCGCGGAGGCGTTCGGCGCGCGCGGCTTCAGCGCCGAGACGTACGACGAAGTGCCCGAAGTCATCGAGAGCGCGCTCGCCTACGACGGTCCCTCGGTCATCGACTTCCGCATCGACCCCGCCGAGAACGTCTACCCGATGGTCGCAAGCGGCGGCGCGAACGGGAGATTCGCCCTCTCGGAGGATCAGCTATGA
- the ilvN gene encoding acetolactate synthase small subunit, which yields MSGEESTDAPEYEFEGPGMPGPAPDERPHPKGRRSAHGVRIDPEAEANPRQRTAVVSALVEHEPGVLSRVSGLFSRRQFNIESLTVGPTTVDGHARITLVVEETDAGIDQVKKQLSKLKPVIQVGELDDDAVRAELVLLKVRGDEPDKVHAITQMYEGQTLDAGPRTITVQITGDQQKIDDAVDAFRQFGIIEIARTGQTALARGDTPTTPGEEPGHSTEPKDSTYRDGTDADEN from the coding sequence ATGAGCGGCGAGGAGTCGACGGACGCCCCCGAGTACGAGTTCGAGGGGCCCGGCATGCCCGGACCCGCCCCCGACGAGCGCCCCCACCCCAAGGGTCGGCGCAGCGCCCACGGCGTCCGTATCGACCCCGAGGCGGAGGCCAACCCGCGCCAGCGGACGGCCGTCGTCTCGGCGCTCGTCGAACACGAACCGGGCGTGCTCTCTCGCGTCTCGGGGCTGTTCTCCCGGCGGCAGTTCAACATCGAGAGCCTGACCGTCGGGCCGACGACGGTCGACGGCCACGCGCGAATCACGCTCGTCGTCGAGGAGACCGACGCCGGCATCGATCAGGTGAAAAAGCAGCTGTCGAAGCTCAAACCCGTCATCCAGGTCGGCGAACTCGACGACGACGCCGTGCGCGCCGAGCTCGTCCTGCTGAAAGTGCGGGGCGACGAGCCCGACAAGGTCCACGCCATCACCCAGATGTACGAGGGCCAGACGCTCGACGCCGGCCCGCGGACCATCACGGTCCAGATCACGGGCGACCAGCAGAAGATCGACGACGCCGTCGACGCGTTCCGCCAGTTCGGCATCATCGAAATCGCTCGAACCGGGCAGACGGCGCTGGCCCGCGGCGACACGCCGACGACGCCCGGCGAAGAACCCGGTCACTCCACCGAACCGAAGGACTCGACGTATCGTGACGGAACCGACGCGGACGAAAATTGA